Proteins encoded together in one Carya illinoinensis cultivar Pawnee chromosome 3, C.illinoinensisPawnee_v1, whole genome shotgun sequence window:
- the LOC122304482 gene encoding uncharacterized protein LOC122304482 → MSYARWSDVTQAHKDELIDRVRGDFELDWEMENHRLAVTKQLRKRLNAFHHELHRIYLSYASHDEALANGTVLVNPLVWVKLCGRWGSEAFKKLSTKNRESRKRLVINHTAGRKSFVRILEEKRAESANMVDFFKETHWSKKKNNFLTPVTEDKYKDMVSKLDTLEPEQRTDERIAGVFREVLGHRPGYARGLGEMIIPESTRQRTLAREKEYLDLIEKHKKEVESSKSEMEAMKANMQLLLERQAETDRLLRAFFAANPTPLSESQRETQ, encoded by the exons atgagttatgcAAGGTGGAGCGATGTAACCCAAGCACATAAGGATGAGTTAATCGATCGTGTTCGG GGGGATTTTGAACTTGATTGGGAAATGGAGAACCATCGATTGGCTGTAACGAAACAACTTCGGAAGCGACTTAATGCTTTCCACCATGAATTGCATaggatatatttatcatatgccAGCCATGACGAAGCATTGGCTAACGGCACAGTTTTGGTCAACCCCCTTGTTTGGGTGAAGCTATGTGGTAGATGGGGTAGCGAGGCCTTCAAG AAATTATCTACTAAAAACCGGGAGAGTAGGAAGAGGCTGGTTATTAACCACACAGCAGGTCGCAAATCCTTTGTGCGGATTCTTGAAGAGAAG AGGGCTGAATCGGCGAATATGGTAGACTTCTTCAAGGAAACCCAttggtcaaagaagaaaaataactttttaacacCAGTCACCGAAGACAAATAT AAGGACATGGTTTCGAAGTTGGATACTCTAGAACCAGAGCAACGAACTGATGAAAGGATAGCGGGTGTCTTCAGAGAAGTACTTGGTCATAGACCAGGCTATGCAAGAGGATTGGGAGAGATGATAATCCCAGAGTCTACAAGACAACGCACATTGGCACGAGAGAAAGAGTACCTAGATTTGATTGAGAAACATAAGAAGGAGGTTGAATCATCCAAGAGTGAGATGGAGGCAATGAAGGCAAACATGCAGCTTCTGTTGGAGAGACAAGCGGAAACTGACCGCTTATTGAGGGCTTTCTTCGCTGCTAACCCGACCCCGCTCAGTGAGTCTCAGCGAGAGACTCAATGA